TCGTTTCGACAGAGGATATATTTCTCCTTATATGATTACTAACCCCGAAAGAATGGAAGCAGTTTATGAAGATTCTTATATTTTAATAACCGACAAAAAGATCTCGGCTATTGCAGAAATTCTCCCGCTGTTAGAGAAACTTGCCAAAACTGGAAAAAAAGAGTTAGTGATTATTGCCGATGAAGTTGACGGAGAAGCATTGGCTACTTTGGTTGTAAACAAACTAAGAGGAGTGTTTAATACATTAGCCATAAAAGCTCCGGGATTCGGGGATAGGAGAAAAGAGATGCTGCAGGATATCGCGACAGTCACCGGAGCCCAGGTAATTTCTGAAGAGGTTGGTCTAAAATTAGAAAATATCGAGTTAGATATGCTGGGATCGGCCAGAAGAGTTATTGCTACCAAAGAGAATACTACGATTGTTGAGGGGAGGGGGAACAAAGAAAAAATTGACGCCAGGATCAACCAAATCAAAAAAGAACTCAAAATTATAGAATCTGACTTTGATAAAGATAAATTACAAGAAAGATTAGCTAAATTAGCTGGCGGTGTAGCGGTCATTAAGGTTGGAGCGGCTACCGAAATTGAACAGAAAGCAAAACAACACAAAATTGAAGATGCCCTGTCTGCGACAAGATCAGCGGTTGAAGAAGGAATTGTACCGGGTGGTGGAATAGCCCTAGCTATAGCTTCTGGAATATTAACAAAACTAATTATAAAAAAGAGCTTTGAAGAAAAACCTGTCGGTAAAGAATTGTCTGCACAGGAATTAAAAGGATATATGGTGGGTCAAGACATAGTGACAAGGGCTTGCCAGGCACCGTTAAGACAGATAATAAAGAATTCCGGCGCTGACGAAGTGATTATTTATAGAATCGCCGAGGAAAGAGCAAAGGCAGGAGAAAGAACGGGAGTCATGGACTGGGCCATAGGATATAATGCTACCACCGGAGAAATTGGCAATATGTTTAAAGCTGGAATTGTCGATCCGACCAAAGTAGTCAGATCAACACTTCAGAACGCAGCTTCGGCAGCGGCAATGTTATTAACTACAGAGTGCGTAGTTGCCGAACTGCCAGAAAAAGAGACAAAAATGCCTCCAGCTAATATGCCTTCAATGCCCGAAGGATATTAAGTTTCCTGATTATTTTACCCCGCCCCCGCTTAGCGGGATGGGCGGGGCTGCGTCCCCCACGCCAACCTTTGGTAGTGGGGCTTTTGTTTTGGGGCTTATTGGCCTGCCCAGCCGCACAATCAAGTTGTGCGGCTGGGTTTGTATTTGGAATATTTTGAGGTATAATATAATCAATGATAAGATTCGGTGGAAAACCTGTGGGGGATTCAGATCCTTCGAGTGAAAAATCAAAGATTGCAGAGGTCATTTCAATTACTGCTCATCAGTTAAGACATCCGATATCAGTGATAAAAAATTATCTCGAGGCTTTGGGTTCGGAAGATTTCGGAGAGTTGAACCCGAAACAGAAAGAATACATCGGAGATGCCCTCGAAAATGTTAAACGCATGACAGAAACAGTCAATCATCTTTTAGATATCTCCAGGGTTGAAGAAGGGAGATATGAACTTAAATTAGAGCCCATATCTTTAGTAGAAGTTACTGAATCTGTAGTTCGGGAATTGGGTTTTTGGGCCGAGGCTTCTAATTGTAAAATTGTAT
This genomic interval from Candidatus Nealsonbacteria bacterium contains the following:
- the groL gene encoding chaperonin GroEL yields the protein MAKQIKYDEKARKQLKEGVDKLSNAVKVTLGPRGRNVVLDKGFGSPTITNDGVTIAKEIELEDKIENLGAEIAKEVAEKTNDVVGDGTTTAVILIQAMVTEGFKAIGVGFNPMDIKKGIEDKVKAIVGTLKKSSKEIKTKEERAQVATISAENSEIGNLIAEVMEEVGQDGVITVEESKAFGLQKEIVKGLRFDRGYISPYMITNPERMEAVYEDSYILITDKKISAIAEILPLLEKLAKTGKKELVIIADEVDGEALATLVVNKLRGVFNTLAIKAPGFGDRRKEMLQDIATVTGAQVISEEVGLKLENIELDMLGSARRVIATKENTTIVEGRGNKEKIDARINQIKKELKIIESDFDKDKLQERLAKLAGGVAVIKVGAATEIEQKAKQHKIEDALSATRSAVEEGIVPGGGIALAIASGILTKLIIKKSFEEKPVGKELSAQELKGYMVGQDIVTRACQAPLRQIIKNSGADEVIIYRIAEERAKAGERTGVMDWAIGYNATTGEIGNMFKAGIVDPTKVVRSTLQNAASAAAMLLTTECVVAELPEKETKMPPANMPSMPEGY